From Virgibacillus natechei, the proteins below share one genomic window:
- the xseA gene encoding exodeoxyribonuclease VII large subunit, with protein MKDNYLTVTALTKYIKRKFESDPHLKNIWLKGEISNFKHHSRGHMYLTIKDDQTRVQAVMFAGNNRSLKFRPENGMKVLIKGEISVFEPFGQYQLYIQHMEPDGIGALYLAYEQLKEKLHKQGYFDDRYKKELPSYPKHIAIITSPTGAAVRDIITTINRRYPIVKTTVIPVLVQGANAPASIKHAIDAANTKDMFDVLIIGRGGGSIEELWSFNEEIVAEAIFKSTIPIISAVGHETDVTISDYIADFRAPTPTGAAEIVVPSQIELKDRIVSIERSLTREMNINLTTQKSRLQAMKQSYAFRYPGQLVIQKEQELDKHVESLQRAILTHMDKKGSAYKNLYTRLAAQHPRKQLEQSKKQLNQQIRQQNQYMSQIIERKSMQLSNIIEKLTLLNPLETMKRGFALPYTTAGTIIKSTEQVHVNDLITVNVSDGKLHAKVLDVEGDNHD; from the coding sequence GTGAAAGATAATTATTTGACAGTTACAGCACTAACAAAATATATTAAACGTAAATTTGAGTCGGATCCTCATTTGAAAAACATTTGGCTCAAAGGGGAAATTTCCAATTTTAAACATCATAGCCGTGGACATATGTATCTCACGATTAAAGATGATCAAACAAGAGTACAAGCTGTGATGTTTGCTGGTAATAATCGTTCTCTAAAATTTAGACCTGAAAATGGGATGAAGGTATTAATTAAAGGGGAAATAAGTGTTTTTGAACCTTTTGGGCAATACCAATTATACATTCAGCACATGGAACCGGACGGTATTGGTGCGCTCTATTTAGCTTATGAGCAATTAAAAGAAAAATTGCATAAACAGGGTTATTTTGATGACCGTTATAAAAAGGAGCTCCCATCCTATCCAAAGCATATAGCGATCATAACCTCACCAACTGGGGCAGCAGTCCGTGATATTATTACAACAATCAATAGAAGGTATCCGATTGTGAAGACAACAGTTATACCAGTCCTTGTCCAGGGGGCAAATGCACCAGCATCTATTAAGCATGCAATTGATGCAGCAAATACCAAAGATATGTTTGATGTATTGATTATTGGTCGTGGTGGAGGATCAATTGAGGAGTTATGGAGTTTTAATGAGGAAATTGTCGCGGAGGCTATATTCAAGTCAACCATTCCGATAATATCTGCTGTAGGGCATGAAACAGATGTCACCATTAGTGACTATATTGCTGATTTCCGTGCACCAACACCTACAGGAGCCGCAGAGATAGTGGTACCCTCACAAATCGAATTAAAAGATAGAATCGTTTCTATTGAACGTTCTTTAACAAGAGAAATGAACATAAATCTTACAACACAAAAGAGTCGTTTACAGGCGATGAAACAATCTTATGCATTTCGTTATCCAGGACAACTCGTTATACAAAAAGAACAAGAACTGGACAAACATGTTGAAAGTCTTCAACGTGCTATTTTAACTCATATGGATAAAAAGGGCAGTGCATATAAAAATCTCTATACACGTTTAGCTGCACAGCATCCAAGAAAACAGCTGGAACAATCCAAAAAACAATTAAACCAGCAGATAAGGCAACAGAATCAATACATGTCGCAAATTATTGAACGAAAATCAATGCAATTATCTAATATAATAGAGAAGCTGACTTTATTAAATCCATTGGAAACAATGAAACGAGGGTTTGCATTACCGTATACGACGGCGGGTACTATAATTAAATCCACTGAACAAGTACATGTTAACGATTTAATCACTGTAAATGTAAGTGATGGTAAGCTTCATGCTAAAGTGTTAGATGTAGAGGGGGATAATCATGACTAA
- the folD gene encoding bifunctional methylenetetrahydrofolate dehydrogenase/methenyltetrahydrofolate cyclohydrolase FolD codes for MSATIINGKELAQELKLSMKEEVTELKNEGLTPHLTVIIVGDNPASKSYVRGKQKACSETGISSDVIELPTSTTENDLLHLIKELNDNPTVHGILVQLPLPDHISEKQITVAIDPTKDVDGFHPVNIGRMMTGEDTFFPCTPYGIITMLKSKDIQIEGKHAVVIGRSNIVGKPIGQLLLNENATVTYCHSKTKDIKEYTAKADILIVAIGKPNVIKEGDIKNNSIIVDVGINRLEDGSLTGDVDFDSVKEKASYLTPVPRGVGPMTITMLLKNTIKAAKGLSEK; via the coding sequence ATGTCAGCTACCATTATTAATGGCAAAGAACTAGCACAAGAACTAAAACTTAGCATGAAAGAGGAAGTTACAGAATTAAAAAACGAAGGGTTGACACCACATTTAACCGTAATCATTGTAGGCGACAATCCCGCTTCAAAATCTTATGTTAGAGGTAAACAAAAAGCTTGTAGTGAGACAGGTATTTCTTCTGATGTTATAGAATTGCCTACTTCTACAACAGAAAATGACCTTCTACATTTAATTAAAGAATTAAACGATAATCCTACAGTTCATGGAATATTGGTTCAACTTCCTCTACCAGATCATATTAGCGAAAAGCAAATAACCGTTGCGATTGATCCAACGAAGGATGTAGACGGTTTTCACCCTGTTAATATTGGTCGAATGATGACAGGTGAAGATACCTTTTTTCCTTGTACACCCTATGGCATTATAACGATGCTTAAATCAAAGGATATTCAGATAGAAGGGAAGCATGCCGTTGTAATTGGCCGAAGTAACATCGTAGGAAAGCCTATTGGTCAATTATTACTCAATGAAAATGCTACTGTTACATACTGTCATTCAAAAACTAAAGATATAAAAGAGTATACAGCTAAAGCTGATATACTTATAGTAGCAATAGGAAAACCAAATGTGATTAAAGAAGGTGACATTAAAAACAATTCTATAATCGTTGATGTTGGAATTAATCGTTTAGAAGATGGTTCCTTAACGGGGGATGTTGATTTTGATAGTGTGAAAGAGAAAGCATCATATCTTACACCAGTACCAAGGGGTGTTGGTCCAATGACCATAACGATGCTATTGAAAAACACAATAAAAGCAGCAAAAGGACTGTCAGAAAAGTGA
- the nusB gene encoding transcription antitermination factor NusB: protein MNRHEAREKAFQILFQLDINDNEPEQAIEEFLEKEERDEFLITLVKGVTKSIPEVDKIIADNLENWTLQRIASVEKSILRISTYEIRFLEEVPINVSINEAVELGNMYGDDKSGKFINGVLSKIIA from the coding sequence ATGAATAGACATGAAGCAAGAGAAAAGGCATTTCAAATCCTTTTTCAATTAGATATCAATGATAATGAGCCAGAACAGGCTATTGAGGAATTCTTAGAAAAAGAAGAGCGTGATGAGTTTTTAATAACACTGGTTAAAGGCGTTACAAAATCTATACCAGAAGTTGATAAAATCATCGCAGATAATCTGGAAAACTGGACGTTACAGCGGATTGCTTCTGTTGAGAAATCAATATTAAGAATTTCCACATATGAAATACGGTTTCTAGAGGAAGTCCCGATAAATGTATCTATAAATGAAGCAGTTGAATTAGGGAATATGTACGGCGATGATAAATCTGGTAAATTTATTAATGGCGTATTATCTAAAATTATAGCGTAA
- a CDS encoding Asp23/Gls24 family envelope stress response protein yields MSEQPLLNVSDDSGLGTVEIAPEVIEVITGIASTEVEGLFAMRGNFASGVAERFGKTAHSKGVKVELTDNGILIDLYVILNFGVSIPQVAQNLQSSIRQTLKSMTALEIDEINVHVVGIQMDSKDNAENMYE; encoded by the coding sequence ATGAGTGAACAGCCATTACTTAATGTTAGTGATGATTCTGGTTTAGGAACAGTAGAAATAGCGCCAGAAGTAATTGAAGTAATTACAGGTATTGCTTCTACAGAAGTGGAAGGTCTTTTTGCTATGAGAGGTAATTTTGCTTCAGGTGTAGCCGAAAGATTTGGAAAAACAGCCCACAGTAAAGGTGTTAAAGTCGAATTAACCGATAACGGGATTTTAATTGACCTTTATGTTATATTAAATTTTGGCGTTTCTATACCACAAGTTGCACAAAACCTGCAATCAAGTATTAGACAGACATTAAAAAGCATGACAGCTTTAGAAATCGATGAAATAAATGTCCATGTCGTTGGTATTCAAATGGATAGTAAAGACAATGCTGAAAATATGTATGAATAA
- the accC gene encoding acetyl-CoA carboxylase biotin carboxylase subunit has product MIKKLLIANRGEIAVRIIRACKELEIETVAVYSEADKEALHVQLADEAYCIGPKLSKDSYLNFTNIMSVATLTQVDAIHPGYGFLAENADFAEICKACNIIFIGPSPEAIQKMGIKDVARETMKEANVPIVPGSDGIINDEQHAIETANEIGYPVIIKATAGGGGKGIRVVRTEEELIKGIQMTQKEAETAFGNPGVYIEKYIEDFRHIEIQILADKHGNVVHLGERDCTIQRRLQKLIEETPSPAITPAIREKMGAAAVQAASAVDYHGAGTIEFIFDRKSKEFYFMEMNTRIQVEHPVTEMVTGVDLITEQINIANMESLSFKQEEIEFRGWAIECRVNAENPFKNFMPSAGEIEMYLPPGGLGVRIDSAAYSGYKIPPYYDSMIAKLITYGGTREEAIKRMKRSLDEFVVEGVHTTIPFHRLIMEHEVFIKGDYNTNFLDDYPILEKND; this is encoded by the coding sequence TTGATCAAAAAACTGTTAATTGCTAACAGAGGTGAGATAGCGGTACGGATTATACGGGCCTGTAAAGAATTAGAAATAGAAACAGTCGCTGTATACTCAGAGGCAGATAAGGAAGCATTGCATGTACAATTAGCAGATGAGGCTTATTGTATTGGTCCAAAATTAAGTAAAGATAGCTATCTTAACTTTACTAATATCATGAGTGTGGCTACATTAACACAAGTCGATGCAATCCATCCTGGGTATGGTTTTTTAGCTGAGAATGCTGACTTCGCTGAAATATGTAAGGCTTGTAATATTATATTTATCGGACCTAGTCCTGAAGCAATTCAAAAAATGGGAATAAAAGATGTTGCGAGAGAAACTATGAAAGAAGCAAATGTACCAATTGTTCCAGGTTCCGATGGAATAATTAACGATGAGCAACACGCAATCGAAACAGCAAATGAAATTGGTTACCCGGTAATTATAAAAGCTACTGCTGGTGGTGGTGGTAAAGGTATTCGTGTAGTTAGAACGGAAGAAGAGCTAATTAAAGGTATTCAAATGACGCAGAAAGAAGCTGAAACAGCATTTGGAAACCCTGGTGTGTATATTGAAAAATACATTGAGGACTTTCGCCATATTGAAATTCAAATTTTGGCAGATAAACATGGCAATGTAGTACACTTGGGGGAAAGAGATTGTACGATCCAAAGAAGGTTGCAAAAGCTGATAGAAGAAACGCCGTCTCCGGCAATAACTCCTGCAATACGAGAGAAGATGGGTGCAGCAGCTGTTCAAGCAGCATCAGCTGTGGACTATCACGGTGCGGGTACGATTGAATTTATATTCGACAGAAAAAGCAAAGAATTTTATTTTATGGAGATGAATACACGAATTCAGGTAGAGCACCCGGTTACAGAAATGGTTACAGGTGTTGATTTAATCACAGAACAAATAAACATCGCTAATATGGAAAGCTTATCTTTTAAACAAGAGGAAATTGAATTTCGAGGTTGGGCAATTGAATGCAGGGTTAATGCTGAAAACCCGTTTAAAAATTTCATGCCTTCAGCTGGTGAAATAGAAATGTATCTTCCACCTGGTGGTCTAGGTGTACGAATCGATTCAGCTGCATATTCTGGTTACAAAATACCACCATATTATGACTCCATGATTGCCAAATTGATTACATACGGGGGCACTCGTGAAGAAGCAATAAAACGAATGAAGCGATCACTGGATGAATTCGTCGTTGAGGGGGTCCATACAACTATTCCATTTCACCGGTTAATAATGGAGCATGAAGTGTTTATAAAAGGAGATTATAATACAAATTTTCTGGATGACTATCCTATTTTAGAAAAGAATGATTAG
- the accB gene encoding acetyl-CoA carboxylase biotin carboxyl carrier protein, whose product MLKVQEIREIIKLVDQSSINEFNYESNGTSVSLKKANGDSGEQVTNKTIDRIEQQPEISKEETVKVTEEKQPDKVADPQQESNVDYDYEIVSPMVGTLYIAPTPESDAYVSKGSKVENDTVVCIVEAMKLFNEIEAEVSGEIVEIMAEDGELVEYGQSLFRVKKH is encoded by the coding sequence ATGTTAAAAGTACAAGAAATACGGGAAATAATTAAACTAGTTGATCAATCATCTATCAACGAATTCAACTATGAATCGAACGGAACCAGCGTCTCGCTAAAAAAGGCAAATGGGGATAGTGGTGAACAAGTTACCAATAAAACAATCGATCGCATCGAGCAACAACCAGAAATCAGTAAGGAAGAGACTGTAAAGGTAACAGAAGAAAAGCAGCCAGATAAAGTAGCAGATCCACAACAGGAAAGCAATGTTGACTATGATTATGAAATTGTATCACCAATGGTGGGAACACTTTATATAGCGCCAACACCAGAAAGCGATGCCTATGTAAGCAAAGGCAGTAAGGTTGAAAATGATACTGTCGTTTGTATTGTTGAAGCCATGAAACTATTTAATGAGATTGAGGCTGAGGTATCTGGTGAGATTGTTGAAATTATGGCAGAAGATGGCGAGTTAGTAGAATACGGCCAATCGTTATTTAGAGTAAAGAAGCATTAA
- a CDS encoding SpoIIIAH-like family protein, whose amino-acid sequence MLKKQTVWLLTMLSLMIVLSVYYMTSDSEELAYIDDGQNETEETMTTDAPGIEDEAEAEVEDITNLGQDELFTTLRMEIQDDRSMKKDRLNDVVASSTASSEEKDQALKDIDVLEQASTNETILEETIMGTTDYQDVLVRSDSDDEKVHVHVKVDSLSETEVVNIMQMVRDEFGEVNTNVNFQPTESEEE is encoded by the coding sequence ATGTTAAAAAAACAAACGGTTTGGTTATTAACAATGCTAAGTTTAATGATTGTGTTGAGTGTCTATTATATGACTTCGGATAGTGAGGAACTAGCTTATATTGATGATGGGCAGAATGAAACGGAAGAAACGATGACAACGGACGCACCTGGAATTGAAGATGAGGCTGAAGCTGAGGTAGAAGATATTACTAATTTGGGACAAGATGAGTTATTTACCACGTTAAGGATGGAAATTCAGGATGACAGAAGTATGAAAAAAGATCGCTTAAATGATGTTGTGGCATCGAGTACTGCTTCCTCAGAAGAAAAAGATCAAGCTTTAAAAGATATTGATGTGCTGGAGCAAGCTTCCACAAATGAAACGATTCTAGAAGAGACAATAATGGGGACTACGGATTATCAAGATGTGTTAGTACGTTCTGATTCCGATGATGAAAAAGTGCATGTTCACGTAAAAGTAGATAGTTTGTCTGAAACAGAGGTTGTCAATATTATGCAAATGGTGAGAGATGAATTTGGTGAAGTGAATACAAATGTTAATTTTCAACCAACTGAAAGCGAAGAAGAATAA
- the spoIIIAG gene encoding stage III sporulation protein AG: protein MIKKFGKFFQSKDSDNNSKTPSKKTGYIIVLALVGLLLLILGNVFSSPEESNMDTDFENQVEQDSQETSSEEVSATADVDELEESFKKDLENMLNKIQGVSEAEVMVNLDSTNVKVYEKDLVISGQTTDEDDSNGGTRQVEDNTEETQVVLVRQGDQEVPLLTQTEKPDVRGVFVVAKGADNSNVKNWMVESISRVLDVPTHRVSVMPRN, encoded by the coding sequence TTGATAAAAAAATTCGGAAAATTTTTTCAATCAAAAGATAGTGATAACAATTCGAAAACTCCATCCAAAAAAACAGGATATATAATTGTTCTTGCTTTAGTTGGACTACTGCTGCTTATTTTAGGAAATGTATTTTCATCACCAGAGGAGTCCAACATGGACACTGATTTTGAAAATCAAGTGGAACAAGATTCACAAGAAACTAGTTCAGAAGAAGTATCTGCTACAGCTGATGTAGATGAACTAGAAGAAAGCTTCAAAAAAGATTTGGAAAATATGCTAAACAAAATTCAAGGAGTGTCAGAAGCTGAAGTGATGGTGAACCTCGACTCTACGAATGTAAAAGTTTATGAGAAAGACCTTGTAATAAGCGGACAAACTACGGATGAAGATGATAGTAATGGTGGTACCAGACAAGTAGAGGACAACACGGAAGAAACACAGGTCGTTTTAGTTAGGCAAGGCGATCAGGAGGTACCTTTATTAACACAAACAGAGAAACCAGATGTGAGAGGCGTATTTGTGGTAGCAAAAGGTGCTGATAATTCTAATGTAAAAAATTGGATGGTTGAGTCAATTTCACGTGTGCTTGATGTTCCAACACATAGAGTTTCTGTAATGCCAAGAAATTAA
- the spoIIIAF gene encoding stage III sporulation protein AF yields the protein MDVFIQWVTQIVIFLILAAVIDLIIPSTHMKKYIKLVVGLILILILLQPIFYLFNINIQDELETSFSQVFEDNLNDDSVENLMELQKSEIEVSQDAYILEQMAVQLKDLASDPLLEEHQAEITDVNFLFSSEEDYTYENLEEVIVYLRESDDEEGTVELVEDVEINTDDPIITEEGQDNEQITGLLTQVWELHNKEITIIWEGGTS from the coding sequence ATGGATGTGTTTATACAATGGGTTACACAAATCGTAATATTTCTTATATTGGCAGCGGTGATCGATTTAATAATACCGTCCACACACATGAAAAAATACATTAAACTGGTCGTTGGTTTAATTTTGATTTTAATTTTATTGCAGCCAATATTTTATCTGTTTAATATAAATATTCAAGATGAACTGGAAACCTCATTCTCACAGGTTTTTGAGGATAATTTGAATGATGACTCAGTAGAAAATTTAATGGAATTACAAAAAAGTGAAATAGAAGTGTCACAAGATGCATATATTTTAGAACAAATGGCTGTCCAATTAAAAGATTTAGCGAGTGACCCTTTATTGGAAGAGCACCAAGCAGAAATCACAGATGTAAACTTTCTATTTTCATCAGAAGAGGATTACACCTATGAGAATTTGGAAGAAGTCATTGTTTATCTACGCGAATCAGATGATGAGGAGGGAACAGTGGAATTAGTAGAGGATGTGGAAATTAATACAGATGATCCAATTATTACGGAAGAGGGACAGGATAATGAACAAATAACGGGCTTATTAACGCAAGTATGGGAACTGCATAATAAAGAAATCACGATTATATGGGAGGGAGGGACATCTTGA
- the spoIIIAE gene encoding stage III sporulation protein AE has product MRPTLNKLLIIILITLISPFLASSVASAEQETDEVEDALLDEVSLEGVQEYWNLLINDYGGYLPELEKTSLYDAIKNGGSFSLKNIVTGFVDYFFHEIIQNGRLLGLLLMLTLFSSILQTMHNAFERSAISKVAYFVVYIVLIFIALNSFYSAVSYATEAIDTMSSFMIALLPLVLGLMATFGNVVAVSFFHPIIIFLVNFSGILISNFIIPLLFMSALLLIVSSLSDDYKVTHLANLFKTVGMGTLGVFFTIFLGVMSVQGAVSAIQDGVAMKTAKFITGNFIPVVGRTFTDAADTILSATLLLKNAVGVVGLIIIVFFTLFPAIKIFAIAIIYKIAAAVLQPIGDGPVITSLNTISNYIIYVFACLLAVSFMFLLAIVIIVVASNITLLLR; this is encoded by the coding sequence ATGAGACCTACTCTTAACAAACTACTAATTATTATTTTAATAACATTGATCTCCCCCTTTCTAGCTAGTTCTGTGGCATCTGCCGAGCAAGAAACAGATGAAGTAGAGGATGCTCTTCTTGATGAAGTCTCATTAGAAGGCGTTCAAGAATATTGGAATCTATTAATAAATGATTATGGAGGATATTTACCTGAGCTTGAAAAGACAAGTCTTTATGACGCAATTAAGAATGGTGGATCATTTTCTTTAAAAAATATAGTAACAGGTTTTGTCGACTATTTTTTTCATGAAATTATTCAAAATGGTAGATTACTTGGTTTATTATTAATGCTCACATTGTTTTCCAGTATTCTGCAAACCATGCATAATGCTTTTGAGCGTAGTGCGATTAGTAAAGTGGCTTACTTCGTGGTTTATATCGTACTTATATTTATAGCGTTGAACAGTTTTTATTCAGCAGTTTCGTATGCTACAGAAGCAATAGATACGATGAGCAGTTTTATGATTGCGCTCTTACCACTAGTTCTGGGATTGATGGCCACATTTGGAAATGTAGTAGCGGTATCATTCTTTCATCCGATTATCATTTTCTTGGTTAATTTTAGCGGTATTCTTATATCTAACTTTATAATACCACTTTTATTTATGTCAGCGTTGCTATTAATCGTAAGTAGTCTAAGTGATGATTATAAAGTGACGCATTTAGCAAATTTATTTAAGACCGTAGGAATGGGGACACTTGGAGTTTTTTTTACGATATTCCTAGGAGTTATGTCTGTACAGGGAGCCGTTAGTGCTATTCAAGATGGGGTCGCTATGAAAACAGCAAAATTTATAACAGGAAATTTTATTCCTGTTGTGGGTCGGACATTTACGGATGCAGCAGATACCATTTTAAGTGCTACGTTGCTATTAAAGAACGCTGTTGGAGTAGTGGGTTTGATTATAATTGTTTTTTTTACTCTGTTTCCAGCAATCAAGATTTTTGCCATTGCAATTATTTATAAGATAGCTGCTGCAGTCTTACAACCGATTGGGGATGGTCCTGTTATTACTAGTCTGAACACAATCAGCAACTATATTATTTATGTTTTTGCCTGTTTATTAGCTGTATCTTTTATGTTTTTACTTGCTATTGTAATTATTGTTGTAGCTAGTAATATTACGTTGCTCTTACGATAG
- the spoIIIAD gene encoding stage III sporulation protein AD, which translates to MDILQIVTLGIIATILYIILKDLNASFAFFLILITGIIIIFVVIQQIGTIIQLVDSLGKRANIDGMYLETILKIIGIAYIAEIGASITRDAGLSSVASNIELAGKIFILLHAVPIITALIEAIISFLPTT; encoded by the coding sequence ATGGATATTTTACAAATCGTAACACTAGGGATTATAGCAACTATTTTATATATCATTTTAAAAGATTTAAATGCCTCATTTGCTTTTTTCTTAATTTTAATCACAGGTATTATTATTATTTTCGTTGTCATTCAACAAATTGGAACCATTATTCAACTTGTTGATTCGTTAGGCAAGAGAGCAAATATTGACGGGATGTACCTCGAAACGATATTGAAAATTATAGGTATTGCTTATATTGCAGAAATCGGTGCTAGTATAACGAGGGATGCTGGTCTAAGTTCCGTTGCGTCAAATATTGAGTTAGCTGGGAAAATATTCATTTTATTACATGCAGTGCCAATAATTACAGCTCTAATAGAAGCTATCATAAGTTTCTTACCTACAACATAA
- the spoIIIAC gene encoding stage III sporulation protein AC yields MLTDASILFQIAGIGIIVAIIHTILKQMGKEEIAQFATLLGFIIVLVVVVSSLSDLFQQIRSVFLFQG; encoded by the coding sequence ATGCTAACCGACGCATCCATTTTATTTCAAATTGCTGGAATAGGAATTATTGTTGCGATTATTCATACGATCCTAAAACAGATGGGGAAAGAAGAGATTGCGCAATTTGCTACACTTTTAGGATTTATTATTGTTCTTGTTGTCGTTGTAAGCAGCCTTTCTGATTTATTTCAACAGATTAGATCTGTATTTCTTTTCCAGGGGTAG
- the spoIIIAB gene encoding stage III sporulation protein SpoIIIAB, with translation MKWIGALLFIGTTTWIGFEWSQNLSKRPKHIRQVKNALQILEAEILYSQLPLKDAFTTIATQIPHPMKPFFKNLSIDMVEDSNDLVALWDKHINVLLKESALGNNEGEILKQFGRTLGQHDFHQQQKHIQLTVTHLNRELEEARDNQFKYSKMAKSLGFLCGVFIVLLLL, from the coding sequence ATGAAGTGGATTGGAGCACTTCTTTTCATAGGCACAACAACTTGGATAGGGTTTGAATGGAGTCAAAATTTGAGCAAAAGACCAAAGCATATTAGACAAGTGAAGAATGCATTGCAAATATTGGAAGCTGAAATTCTTTATAGTCAATTGCCACTAAAAGATGCATTTACAACAATTGCTACCCAAATTCCGCATCCAATGAAGCCTTTTTTCAAGAACTTAAGCATTGACATGGTGGAAGATAGCAATGATTTGGTTGCCCTTTGGGATAAACATATAAATGTACTATTGAAGGAATCAGCGTTAGGAAACAATGAAGGTGAAATCTTGAAACAATTCGGCAGGACGCTAGGTCAACATGATTTTCATCAGCAACAAAAACATATTCAATTAACAGTTACTCATCTTAATCGTGAACTAGAAGAAGCGAGGGACAATCAATTTAAATATAGCAAAATGGCGAAAAGCTTAGGGTTTTTATGCGGGGTATTCATCGTATTGCTACTCTTATGA
- the spoIIIAA gene encoding stage III sporulation protein AA has protein sequence MNEILKLFPSEIKQALQVKIADRWNLLQEIRFRLHHPIELIFDTKTEWVSSTKPNKDDSIFIVNQLSEFSLYRMEDELREGYITIEGGHRVGLAGKVNTVSGSVKAIQNITFLNIRIAKEKIGAASSIIPYMYHKNYLNTLIVGPPQTGKTTLIRDATRLISTGWRNVDAQKVGVIDERSEIGACIKGVPQHDLGLRTDVMDACPKAEGMMMMIRSMSPDVLVVDEIGNTKDVEALMEAINAGVNVICTIHGETLEDLKKRPSLYPLFQQNVFKRTILLEKQNHPGHIQRIYNQNEENILKKTGCLPDEVDWSTSFHRHNNLDRV, from the coding sequence ATGAATGAGATTTTAAAATTATTCCCATCCGAGATAAAACAGGCTCTGCAAGTGAAGATTGCTGATAGATGGAATCTATTACAGGAAATTCGTTTTCGGTTGCATCATCCTATTGAACTTATTTTTGATACGAAAACGGAATGGGTATCCAGTACCAAGCCAAATAAGGATGACAGTATATTTATAGTGAATCAATTAAGTGAGTTTTCATTATATCGAATGGAGGACGAGCTTCGAGAAGGTTATATTACGATTGAAGGTGGTCATCGTGTAGGGCTAGCCGGCAAAGTAAATACGGTGAGTGGATCCGTCAAAGCGATTCAAAATATTACATTTTTAAATATTCGAATTGCTAAAGAAAAAATTGGGGCTGCATCATCAATCATTCCTTATATGTATCATAAAAACTATCTAAATACACTAATTGTCGGACCACCTCAAACTGGAAAAACAACGTTAATACGAGATGCTACGAGATTGATTTCAACAGGTTGGCGTAATGTTGATGCGCAAAAAGTAGGCGTAATTGATGAGCGTTCAGAAATCGGAGCTTGTATAAAAGGGGTTCCACAACATGATTTAGGTCTTAGAACAGATGTAATGGATGCATGCCCGAAAGCCGAAGGAATGATGATGATGATTCGATCCATGTCACCAGACGTTCTTGTAGTAGATGAAATAGGCAACACGAAAGATGTAGAGGCATTAATGGAAGCAATCAATGCAGGTGTAAATGTAATTTGTACCATACATGGAGAAACATTAGAGGATCTAAAGAAACGTCCATCGTTATATCCTTTATTTCAACAAAACGTATTCAAACGTACCATTCTTTTAGAAAAGCAGAATCATCCAGGTCATATTCAGCGAATTTATAATCAAAATGAAGAAAATATTTTAAAGAAAACGGGGTGCTTACCGGATGAAGTGGATTGGAGCACTTCTTTTCATAGGCACAACAACTTGGATAGGGTTTGA